A stretch of Elgaria multicarinata webbii isolate HBS135686 ecotype San Diego chromosome 5, rElgMul1.1.pri, whole genome shotgun sequence DNA encodes these proteins:
- the LOC134399624 gene encoding OX-2 membrane glycoprotein-like — protein sequence MFEVSHEPCYLFADAAQVIRKSVQTVTAGENVTLNCRLAKEYNVVQVTWQKEHEKNEPNVATYSNVHGSRVLGKYQRNVHLSQSGLTVSAITFDPVTFKDEGCYSCVFNTFPLGSIPGKTCLKVYAFTEPTVHVKRVSDPDDAGEEVLDISCSATGRPAPVVTWKNTKHLLIKPNQYVIQHPNGTVTVVSNFTHVSSINVWDNPILCVIHHPSLNTAQELTLPEIEKEQDQNKNSATVTKTSSYILPAVFLLALVIFSISYYLWRRLPVDKKQDLLSWREKFPRSYDFGKETLNKKRYGLLFEDPK from the exons aTGTTTGAAGTCAGCCATGAGCCCTGCTATCTCTTTGCAGATGCAGCACAGGTCATTCGCAAGTCAGTTCAAACAGTCACAGCTGGAGAAAATGTGACGCTGAACTGTCGGTTGGCGAAAGAGTACAACGTTGTTCAGGTCACCTGGCAGAAGGAGCACGAAAAAAATGAGCCCAACGTAGCTACGTACAGCAATGTTCATGGGTCTCGAGTGCTGGGCAAATATCAACGTAATGTGCACCTTTCCCAAAGTGGGCTAACTGTTTCTGCCATCACCTTCGATCCGGTTACATTCAAAGATGAAGGATGCTACAGCTGCGTCTTCAATACATTCCCCTTAGGATCCATCCCAGGCAAGACATGTCTCAAGGTCTATG cttttacagAACCTACAGTGCATGTAAAGCGTGTTAGCGATCCAGACGATGCAGGAGAAGAAGTGCTAGACATAAGCTGCTCAGCAACTGGGAGACCAGCTCCAGTGGTCACATGGAAGAACACCAAACATCTTCTGATCAAGCCAAACCAGTATGTCATCCAGCACCCAAATGGCACAGTGACGGTTGTCAGCAATTTCACTCATGTATCCTCCATTAATGTCTGGGACAACCCCATACTCTGTGTTATTCATCATCCATCTCTGAACACTGCACAAGAGTTAACTTTACCTGAGATTGAGAAGGAGCAAG ACCAAAACAAGAATTCAGCAACTGTCACTAAGACTAGCAGCTACATATTGCCTGCCGTGTTTCTCCTGGCGCTAGTTATCTTTTCCATCTCCTACTACTTGTGGAGACGACTTCCAGTAGATAAGAAGCAAGACCTTCTATCCTGG AGAGAAAAGTTTCCACGCAGCTATGATTTTGGCAAAgaaacattaaataaaaaacGCTATGGCTTGCTTTTTGAAGATCCAAAGTAA